A DNA window from Rhizobium jaguaris contains the following coding sequences:
- a CDS encoding diacylglycerol kinase produces MAEFSKSAVNKETGIRHFLAAAGYSWGGFQRLLQESAFRQELLFAAAGLILLVVVGATLAEIMIAVVLFLGVFAVEAMNTAVEEVIDRISPEISNVGKHAKDLGSFAVLCMLVAAGLYLLYTITSHLFFR; encoded by the coding sequence ATGGCCGAGTTTTCAAAATCAGCAGTAAACAAGGAAACCGGAATCCGGCATTTCCTCGCGGCCGCCGGTTATTCCTGGGGCGGCTTTCAGCGCCTGCTGCAGGAATCGGCTTTCCGGCAGGAGCTTTTGTTCGCAGCCGCTGGATTGATCCTGCTCGTCGTCGTCGGGGCAACGCTTGCGGAAATCATGATTGCCGTCGTGCTGTTTCTCGGCGTTTTTGCTGTCGAGGCGATGAATACCGCGGTCGAGGAAGTCATCGATCGGATTTCGCCCGAGATATCGAACGTCGGCAAGCATGCCAAGGATCTCGGCTCTTTCGCAGTTCTCTGCATGCTGGTCGCCGCCGGCCTCTATCTGCTTTACACCATCACCAGCCACCTGTTTTTCCGCTAA